In a genomic window of Fimbriiglobus ruber:
- a CDS encoding MFS transporter, with amino-acid sequence MFGTIDPPDDDTARGVARAARRKVAWRVLPLVFLLYVVAYLDRANVGFAKLQMQGALGFDDDTFGSGIGIFFIGYLFLEIPGALLVEHWSARKWFARILITWGFCSMGMALVTTPTQFYIARFLLGLAEAGFFPGIIVYFTHWFPRPDRARALAVMLVGVPLSLALGSAVSGLLLEQGWFGLAGWQWVFIVEGAPAVVFGVALPFLLTDRPAQARWLTPDERAWLEKTLEAERREVETTSGAVTIGRVARMPAVWLLALGIFATNTGGYAMVFWLPTAVQGLLTSLGRQSASADVLVWTGLVYLCGFLGVLVSGHSSDRTGDRKWHCVVSLVGAGVFLALSTVPGQPWALVFIWLCLTGFCANFWISPFWVLPTQALSSSAAAVSIGFINMSANLAGFLGSKIVGRMKYEGLDDRACLLFLAACFALGGGIVALLRVNRRRE; translated from the coding sequence ATGTTCGGGACGATCGACCCGCCGGACGACGATACCGCGCGCGGCGTGGCCCGGGCCGCGCGGCGGAAGGTCGCGTGGCGGGTGCTGCCGCTCGTGTTCCTGCTGTACGTGGTCGCCTACCTCGACCGCGCGAACGTCGGGTTCGCCAAACTCCAGATGCAGGGGGCGCTCGGGTTCGACGACGACACGTTCGGGTCGGGCATCGGCATCTTCTTCATCGGGTACTTGTTCCTCGAAATCCCCGGCGCCCTGCTCGTCGAGCACTGGAGCGCGCGAAAGTGGTTCGCCCGCATCCTGATCACCTGGGGCTTCTGCTCGATGGGCATGGCTCTGGTGACCACGCCCACACAGTTCTACATCGCCCGATTTTTGCTCGGGTTGGCCGAGGCGGGCTTCTTCCCCGGCATCATCGTCTATTTCACCCACTGGTTCCCGCGACCCGACCGGGCCCGCGCGCTGGCCGTTATGCTCGTCGGCGTTCCCCTCAGTCTGGCCCTCGGGTCGGCCGTTTCGGGGCTGCTGCTGGAGCAGGGGTGGTTCGGGCTCGCGGGGTGGCAGTGGGTGTTTATTGTCGAAGGGGCGCCGGCCGTCGTGTTCGGCGTCGCGCTGCCGTTTCTCTTGACGGACCGGCCGGCCCAAGCTCGGTGGCTGACTCCGGACGAGCGGGCGTGGCTTGAGAAGACACTGGAAGCGGAACGTCGGGAGGTCGAGACAACGAGCGGGGCCGTCACGATCGGTCGGGTCGCCCGCATGCCGGCCGTCTGGCTCCTCGCCCTCGGCATCTTCGCGACCAACACCGGCGGGTACGCGATGGTGTTCTGGCTGCCGACGGCCGTCCAGGGGCTGTTGACCTCACTCGGCCGGCAAAGCGCGTCCGCGGACGTCCTCGTCTGGACCGGCCTGGTCTACCTGTGCGGTTTCCTGGGCGTACTGGTGTCCGGTCACTCGTCGGACCGGACCGGCGACCGCAAGTGGCACTGCGTCGTCAGCCTGGTCGGGGCCGGCGTGTTTCTCGCGCTGAGTACCGTCCCGGGCCAACCGTGGGCGCTGGTTTTCATCTGGCTTTGCCTGACCGGGTTCTGTGCGAACTTCTGGATCTCGCCCTTCTGGGTACTACCGACCCAGGCGCTTTCGTCGTCGGCCGCGGCCGTGTCGATCGGCTTCATTAATATGAGTGCGAACCTCGCCGGCTTCTTGGGCTCAAAGATCGTCGGCAGAATGAAATACGAGGGGCTGGACGACCGGGCGTGTCTGCTCTTCCTGGCCGCCTGCTTTGCCCTGGGTGGCGGGATTGTGGCCCTCTTGCGCGTGAACCGGAGGCGGGAATAA
- a CDS encoding prolyl oligopeptidase family serine peptidase, whose amino-acid sequence MSDRVTVLCGLAIAALSVAEASAQEGYRRPPKAVIDILDAPLPPAVSVSPTGEHLLFIWTGRYPPIADLAEPTVRLAGLRINPRTNGPARSTRVTRLKLLPIAGGEAKELELPAGKVSFPLWSPDGQRFAIMVTSEKGVGLWLGTVAGGPFVEAPGVALNAAVGEPVQWMPDNQSLLVQLVPEKRGAAPVAPAAPSGPVVQESSGKAAPVRTFQDLLQNPHDEALFAYYATSQLAVVQLAGGKATHQPLGEPGLVVSSDPSPDGKFVLVSRVKRPFSYLLTYSAFPRAVEVWDAAGAVAQTVADLPLQDKIPIEGVPTGPRSIRWLPTQPHTLLWVEAQDEGDPRKKVPFREAVFSRAVGAASEPREVLKLEFRFAGLDVFPSDNRMLVRDYDRDRKWSRTILASTSPLLGGEPKVLFERSAQDRYGDPGTPVTRTLPTGHRVLRTAGDPAGNTIWLAGSGATPKGDRPFLDRYDATTGKTTRVFHCEEGMMESVAAILNPAGTKLLVRRESPTSPPNYFYREPNHEKQLTETADPAPELRKAKKQLVTTKRADGTPISFTLHTPPGYKDGERLPAVIWAYPIEFASADTAGQVSGSPNTFTTITGYSHLFFLTQGYAVLEVSMPVVGPPASANDTFIEQLVSNAAASIDRAVELGVVDRDRVGVMGHSYGAFMTANLLAHSDLFRAGIARSGAYNRTLTPFGFQNERRTFWEAPEVYGKMSPFNHADKINKPLLLVHGAADNNPGTFPVQSERLYQAIRGNGGVCRLVLLPHESHGYEARETVEHVLYEQFAWFDKYVKNAGKK is encoded by the coding sequence ATGTCAGACCGTGTTACCGTGTTGTGCGGGCTCGCGATCGCGGCCCTCTCGGTGGCTGAGGCGTCGGCCCAGGAGGGATACCGGCGGCCGCCGAAGGCCGTGATCGATATTCTCGACGCGCCACTCCCGCCGGCCGTGTCGGTCAGCCCGACCGGCGAACACCTCCTCTTCATCTGGACCGGCCGCTACCCGCCGATCGCCGACCTCGCGGAACCGACCGTGCGGCTCGCCGGCCTGCGGATCAACCCGCGGACGAACGGCCCGGCCCGCTCCACGCGAGTGACCCGGCTCAAACTCCTACCGATCGCCGGTGGGGAAGCGAAGGAACTGGAGTTGCCGGCGGGGAAGGTCAGCTTCCCCCTCTGGTCGCCGGACGGCCAGCGGTTTGCCATCATGGTCACGTCCGAGAAAGGCGTGGGCTTGTGGCTGGGGACCGTAGCCGGCGGGCCGTTCGTCGAGGCGCCGGGCGTTGCTCTCAACGCCGCGGTGGGCGAGCCGGTCCAGTGGATGCCGGACAACCAATCGCTGCTAGTCCAACTGGTTCCCGAGAAGCGAGGGGCCGCCCCGGTCGCGCCGGCCGCCCCGTCCGGCCCCGTCGTCCAGGAAAGTAGTGGCAAGGCCGCCCCCGTCCGCACGTTTCAAGACCTGCTGCAGAACCCCCACGACGAGGCGTTGTTCGCGTACTACGCCACGTCGCAGCTCGCCGTCGTGCAGTTGGCGGGCGGCAAGGCGACGCACCAGCCGCTTGGCGAGCCGGGCCTCGTGGTCTCGTCCGACCCGTCGCCGGACGGCAAGTTCGTTCTCGTGAGCCGGGTGAAGCGGCCGTTTTCGTACCTGTTGACGTACTCCGCGTTCCCGCGGGCGGTCGAGGTGTGGGACGCGGCCGGGGCGGTGGCCCAGACCGTCGCCGACTTGCCGCTTCAGGACAAGATTCCGATCGAAGGCGTCCCGACGGGGCCGCGCTCGATCCGGTGGCTCCCGACCCAGCCGCACACGCTCCTCTGGGTCGAAGCCCAGGACGAGGGCGACCCGCGGAAGAAGGTGCCGTTCCGCGAAGCCGTCTTCAGTCGGGCCGTCGGTGCAGCCAGTGAGCCGCGGGAGGTGTTGAAACTCGAATTCCGGTTCGCGGGCCTGGATGTTTTCCCGAGCGACAACCGGATGTTGGTCCGGGACTACGACCGGGACCGCAAGTGGAGCCGGACCATCCTCGCGTCCACGAGCCCGCTACTCGGCGGCGAGCCGAAGGTGCTGTTCGAGCGGTCGGCCCAGGACCGCTACGGCGACCCGGGCACGCCGGTGACGCGGACGCTGCCGACCGGCCACCGGGTTCTCCGCACGGCCGGCGACCCGGCCGGGAACACGATCTGGCTCGCCGGCTCCGGGGCCACCCCGAAAGGCGACCGCCCGTTCCTCGACCGGTACGACGCGACGACCGGCAAGACGACTCGCGTGTTTCACTGCGAGGAAGGGATGATGGAAAGCGTGGCCGCGATCTTGAACCCCGCGGGAACGAAGCTCCTCGTCCGCCGCGAATCGCCGACAAGCCCGCCGAATTACTTTTACCGCGAGCCGAACCACGAAAAACAACTGACTGAAACAGCCGACCCGGCGCCGGAACTTCGCAAAGCGAAAAAGCAGCTCGTCACCACCAAGCGGGCCGACGGCACGCCGATCTCGTTCACCCTGCACACGCCGCCCGGGTACAAGGACGGGGAGCGGCTGCCGGCCGTCATCTGGGCGTACCCGATCGAGTTCGCGTCGGCCGACACGGCCGGCCAGGTCAGCGGGTCGCCGAACACGTTCACGACGATCACCGGCTATTCGCACCTCTTCTTCCTCACGCAGGGGTACGCGGTGTTGGAGGTCTCGATGCCCGTCGTCGGACCGCCAGCCTCGGCGAACGACACGTTCATCGAACAGCTCGTCTCGAACGCCGCGGCCTCGATCGACCGGGCGGTGGAACTGGGCGTCGTCGACCGCGACCGGGTCGGGGTGATGGGGCACAGCTACGGGGCGTTCATGACGGCCAACCTGCTCGCCCACTCGGACCTGTTCCGGGCCGGCATCGCCCGGAGCGGGGCGTACAACCGGACGCTCACCCCGTTCGGCTTCCAGAACGAGCGGCGGACCTTCTGGGAGGCCCCCGAGGTGTACGGGAAGATGTCGCCCTTCAACCACGCGGACAAGATCAACAAACCGCTCCTGCTCGTCCACGGGGCGGCGGACAACAACCCGGGCACGTTCCCCGTCCAGAGCGAGCGGCTCTACCAGGCGATCCGCGGCAACGGCGGCGTCTGCCGGCTGGTGCTGCTCCCGCACGAGTCGCACGGGTACGAGGCACGGGAGACGGTCGAGCATGTGCTGTACGAGCAGTTCGCGTGGTTCGACAAGTACGTCAAGAACGCCGGCAAGAAGTAA
- a CDS encoding transposase, translated as MDHGSGTDRRNRVRLAAYAPQASAVIAQLRVDATTNEHKAALRLLGVLPPLQGAVVTADAMFTHRDVCEQVSANGGDYILYAKDNQATLERDLRDLFAAAERGRLPPSSCGCGRRIRKRLRPATRGTGGSRCGR; from the coding sequence TTGGATCACGGATCTGGAACTGACCGCCGGAACCGTGTCCGACTGGCCGCATATGCCCCCCAGGCGTCGGCCGTGATCGCCCAGTTGCGGGTCGACGCGACGACGAACGAGCACAAGGCGGCGTTGCGGTTGCTGGGTGTGTTGCCGCCCCTCCAGGGGGCCGTGGTGACGGCCGACGCGATGTTCACCCACCGGGACGTGTGCGAGCAGGTGTCGGCGAACGGCGGGGACTACATCTTGTACGCGAAAGACAACCAGGCGACCCTGGAGCGGGATCTGCGGGACCTCTTCGCGGCAGCCGAACGCGGCCGCCTTCCCCCCTCCAGCTGCGGTTGTGGGCGGAGAATACGCAAACGGTTACGACCCGCAACAAGGGGCACGGGCGGATCGAGGTGCGGACGCTGA
- the thiC gene encoding phosphomethylpyrimidine synthase ThiC, whose protein sequence is MFTSTTARSRTRAPCDPRVTTMTQIEAARKGQITPEMHFVAQREDLDPDLIRAEVARGRMVIPANVNHLKGRLEPMAIGVAAKCKINANIGNSAVTGKVDDELEKLHTAVHLGADTVMDLSTGGNIDGIRQALVDASPVPIGTVPIYQVIQQVKDPRDVTPRAMLDMVEHQAKQGVDYMTIHAGVLLEHVPLARDRVTGIVSRGGSLMAGWMVAHHKQNPWYTHFDELCEIMRAYDVTFSLGDGLRPGSLADANDPAQFAELKTLGELTLKAWDRGCQVMIEGPGHIPMHLVKMNVEKEREFCHDAPFYVLGPLVTDVAPGYDHITSAIGAALAAEAGAAMLCYVTPKEHLGLPNKDDVRQGVIAYKIAAHAGDIARGRKNARVRDDALSKARFEFDWNRQFDLSLDPETARRMHDETLPQEVFKSAKFCSMCGPKFCSMRITQDLHKLADDAARVSLELAAPAAAQ, encoded by the coding sequence CTGTTCACCTCGACGACTGCCCGGTCCCGCACGCGCGCCCCGTGTGACCCCCGGGTAACAACCATGACTCAAATCGAAGCGGCCCGGAAGGGCCAGATCACGCCGGAAATGCACTTCGTCGCCCAGCGCGAGGATCTGGACCCGGACCTGATCCGGGCCGAAGTCGCGCGGGGCCGCATGGTCATCCCGGCCAACGTCAATCACCTGAAAGGCCGGTTGGAGCCGATGGCGATCGGCGTCGCGGCCAAGTGCAAGATCAACGCGAACATCGGCAATTCGGCCGTCACCGGCAAGGTCGACGACGAACTGGAGAAACTCCACACGGCCGTCCACCTCGGCGCCGACACGGTGATGGACCTGTCGACGGGTGGGAACATCGACGGCATCCGGCAAGCCCTCGTGGACGCTTCCCCCGTGCCGATCGGGACGGTCCCCATTTATCAGGTGATTCAGCAGGTCAAAGACCCGCGCGACGTGACCCCGCGGGCGATGCTCGACATGGTCGAGCACCAGGCGAAACAGGGCGTGGATTACATGACGATCCACGCCGGCGTCCTGCTGGAACACGTCCCGCTGGCCCGGGACCGGGTGACCGGGATCGTGAGCCGCGGCGGGTCGCTGATGGCCGGCTGGATGGTCGCGCACCACAAGCAGAACCCGTGGTACACACACTTCGACGAGCTGTGCGAGATCATGCGGGCGTACGACGTGACGTTCAGCCTGGGCGACGGGTTGCGGCCCGGGTCGCTGGCGGACGCCAACGACCCGGCCCAGTTCGCCGAACTGAAGACGCTCGGCGAACTGACGCTCAAGGCGTGGGACCGCGGGTGTCAGGTCATGATCGAGGGTCCGGGGCACATCCCGATGCACCTGGTGAAGATGAACGTGGAGAAGGAGCGGGAGTTCTGCCACGACGCCCCGTTCTACGTCCTCGGCCCGCTGGTGACGGACGTGGCCCCGGGGTACGACCACATCACGTCCGCGATCGGGGCCGCGCTGGCGGCCGAGGCGGGCGCGGCGATGCTCTGTTACGTCACCCCGAAGGAGCACCTGGGATTGCCGAACAAGGACGACGTCCGCCAGGGCGTGATCGCGTACAAGATCGCGGCCCACGCGGGCGACATCGCGCGGGGCCGCAAGAACGCCCGCGTCCGCGACGACGCGCTGAGCAAGGCCCGGTTCGAGTTCGACTGGAACCGCCAGTTCGACCTCTCGCTCGACCCCGAAACGGCCCGCCGGATGCACGACGAGACTCTGCCGCAGGAAGTGTTCAAGAGCGCGAAGTTCTGCTCGATGTGCGGCCCGAAGTTCTGCTCGATGCGGATCACCCAGGATCTCCACAAACTCGCCGACGACGCGGCCCGGGTATCCCTGGAACTGGCCGCGCCGGCCGCGGCCCAGTAG